Below is a window of Candidatus Dependentiae bacterium DNA.
GGTATGCGTGCAGCGGTGCTCGGACAGAATGGCTATCTTAATTTTTGGATCTGCTGTTTGATGATTGCATTTTTTGGAATCCTTTGCTCATGGCGTGCGATTGTTTTGCTCAAAAGACGATTAGATTTTGTTTAACAAAAAAAGCCCCGGGAGCTTACCCTGGGGCTTTTCATAGCTTTAAAAAAAAGCTTATTTTTTCTTTTTGCGGAGCATTGGCAAGCCAGTGCGAGCATTTTCAAATACTTCGTAGCCGGTTGGCACTGCATCGATCGAATCTTTACCAGCTTTACCTGCAAAATAATAAATCTTTTGCTTGCGGCCGCCAGCTAATTTTACCTCTTTAGTATGCAAATAGTAGGTTTTGCCACTCTTTTTAGATTTAGTGCTAAAAGCTGCCATCGTTGTAACTCCTTCGTTAATGGTAGTTCTATAATTAATTATTACCACGTAATAAAAATAAAGCTAATCAATTGGGCAGATAAAATCTAGAAATGAATCTGTCGTTCTGCAATAATCTTAAAACTACCTTGACGGGTAAATGATTTTCGCGTGTGCTAAAGAAAATAATATTAAAAATGAAAGCTTTTCATATGATTGTAATTTTATTTTTATGCTGTTTGGCTGGAAGTTTCCAACTTTTTGGCATGGAGTCTGCATCTACAAATCAACCGAAAAGAACTATCGACATAGAGAAAAATGCCAAACAATTTAAGGCGGTGCTGGATCTATGTAAGGAGAAAAGAGCGACGATCGAGAAACACAAACAATACGAAAAAGTGTTACGAGAGATAATCAGTAATTATAAAAAATAATAATGAGTTAGCGATATGAATAAAAGCACACTGCAAATAGGGGCCCACTATCAACATTATAAAAATAAAAAGTTCTATAAAATTTTGGCAATTGCATTGAACGCAGAAAGCGATCCGCTTGAATCATGGGTAGTGTATCAGGCTTTATACGACGACCCAAATCTTGGATCGCAGCCGGTTTTTATACGATCCGTTGCGCAGTTTACTGAAAATGTGGAATTTGATGGAGAATGCTGTTCTCGATTTCAATTGGTCGAATCATCATCTATCGATACGCCGCGCTTCATAAGCTCAGCAATATAAGGATCAAGCATTTTTTGTCTCAAGCGCTCTGCATAGGCAGCATTCTTCTTTTTCATCTGCTCTTGATCAAGTTTATAATTCTGGGGAAGATTATTATTAATAATTTGAATATCGGTGCGATATCTTTCGCAGGCGGAATTATGGATACGGGTCGCTGATCGAGCAAATTTTATAAGATAATTGATAGGTAGCGAAGGAATGAACGGGACAAAGCTTACGCATATTTCCTGGGCACCATTTGTTAGTTCTTTGCAATCATGATTTATTGTTTTTAATTCTTTAGCTAATTCTTTTGTTGTATCGATGAGATTATTGAGTTGGTCTTTTTCTGTTTTTTGTTTTTTTCTAGATATTTGCCAAGAGACAGGATATTTTTTCTGAAAAAAAACGTGCGGCGAGGGTGTTGAGACTTTGTCATTTTCTTCCATCGCATGTGCACATGAATTAGTAAGTAGTAGGAACGATATAATTCTTAATTGAGAGTTTAGAGCAAGAAAAAATAGTTTTACGCTCACTTTGGACTTTCTGTTTGAATAAAAAAGTGATTTATTCCCATAATAATAGCATTATTTTCGCCAAGTGCTATTTTTTCTGTAGGGAATGGGCTGCCGTAAAAACATTATTTACCAACGCAAAATTCTCTAAATACTGCGTCCATAGCTTGTTCGCTAATAGTTTTTCCCGAAAGTTCGGTCAGTATTTCCAGCGTATCTTTTAATTGTGCAGAGATGAGTTCGTAGGCGATTACAGGTTTTTCTATCATTCCAAGGAGACTGAAGATGTGCTCTTCGATTTTGAGCAAAATCCGATAATGCCGTTGATTAAGAAGAAATGGTGAATCGACGCGCGAAAAAAGTTCGTTCATTTTTTTTCCGATTTCAAATTCGAGAGCGGCGATTGTTTCAACTTTTTTTTCGCTGACTAAAAGAGCGGAAGAATTATTTAGTAGATTGTTCGCTCGAGGCATATCTGTTTTGCTCTCAACGAGAATAATTTTTGCAGGATAATTTTCGTGCAATTCGTTATATACACTTTGTTCTTGAGGAGTAATTTGCCGCGAACTATCAAGAATTAATAAAATAATATCCGCTTTTTGCGCTTCTATTTGCGAACGCTTGATTCCTTCTTGTTCAATAGAATCGTTTGTTTGGCGTAAGCCGGCAGTATCAATAAACGTGACGATGCTTCCATGAAGTGTACGTGAACTTTCTATCGAATCTCGCGTCGTACCCGCAATAGGCGCCACGATCGCGCGCTGTTCTTTAAGAAGCGCATTAAATAGTGAAGATTTTCCAGCATTAACTGAGCCGATCAGTGCAATGCGCACCCCTTGGCGGACGTGATGTTGCTGATCAAATGTTTTTTTAATTCGTTCGATCGACGATGAAATTTCTAAAAGCTGTTCTTTGATGACGCCGCCAAACTCCATCTCTTCATCTAAAAATTCAAAACTCGCTTCGCAATAAGCAAAGCACGTGACGAGTTTTTTCTCAAGGTGCGTAATCCATTGCGAAAAACTGCCGTTCAGCTGCGAAAGTGATTGTTTTAATGCAAGATGATTTGAAGCGTGAATGAGTTCATTAATTGCTTCAGCTTGCAAAAGATCTATTTTTTTATTTAAAAAAGCGCGACGCGTAAATTCGCCTGGCTCGGCCAAACGTGCGCCGCATTTGAGTGCGCGCTCAATAATCGCTTCAATTAAGAACGGATTATTGTGGCAGGTAATTTCGATCGTATCATCTCCCGTAAACGATTTCGGGCCGTCCATAACCAAGAAAAGTACTTGGTCGATGATCGTTTTATGTTCATCAATAACGTACCCATAATGAACCGTATGGGTGGCAACATTTTCAAGTGATGCATTGCCGGGCAATTTGCTTAATAATGCAGCAATAGTTCGTGCATGAGTTCCGGAGATGCGCAAAAGTGCAATCGCACCGCTACCGCGCGGCGTACATTGCGCAATAATCGCATCGTGATCTCGCGAAATTATCATCTGGTTAAAACTACCTTAAATCCGCGCAACGGGCGTTTGTAACTTCTTTTGAGTGAACAAAGAAGCAGGAACGAAAGATTACGAAAAAGATGACGTTCTCTTTCAACATCTTCAATTACCGGTGAGTTAAAGGTAAAGCGCAACTGATAATTATCGGTAGTTGTGTTGAATGAAACATTTTCTTTATTGAGCGTTTGCAGTGTTTCTTTCATCCAGCCATTTGCTTGTTCAATCATATCTGGTTGCCAAACATTTTGAGAACGAGGCTCAAGCGTGCGTTGTTGCTGTGCTTCTGTTTGGCGCTGCTCCTGAATTGCGGGCGGTCGCTGCGATTCAAATCTTCGTTGTTGCGAAGCTGGATGCTGAACGGGCTGGGTAGCGGGATGCTGCCTTTTTGGTTGTTCAAATTGAGGTTTTCTTTCAGGACGCTTTTGATTTTTATCCGGCGTACGCGCATCGCGAAAAGCCGTATGTTCATTGAAGAAAATGCCAACTTTGGCTGATTGGGTGGTCATACCGATAAAATTCTTTTTCGCTTCTTCAAAAACTTTAATTGAGAATTCTTTAGGTTTGCCAGCAGCTTCCCATCCTTTTTCAATCGCTTTCATGATCGATGAAGCTTCCTGCATAATTGATTTCATAATGAACCTTTTTGGTTAAAAAAATACGTATTCATTGCTGGTGCAAAGTATAAATGAAACGAGTTTTAGCAATGGTATACAACGATAACTTGGAGCATAGTAATAAGAAGTTGGAAAAACATAGGGTAATAAGAAAGGGGTAAATTCATTTACGCTAGGAACTATTTCTTAATATATCAACCCTATCAAGGGCGAAGATTATACGTGCCAGCTGAAAGCTGGAGCGGGAAACGGGATTCGAACCCGCGACCTTTGCCTTGGCAAGGCAACGCTCTACCGCTAAGCTATTCCCGCGCTCTAATACTGGAAAAATGTTAGCACATGGAGCACAATTGTCAAACAAAAGTCATTGTTTATACCGAGTCGGGGGGTCGAAATTCTTATTTTTTTTGAAAATTAGGTATAGGTTAGATCAAAACCTGGTTTTAAGGAACACAAAACAATGATTAATTTTTTGCGCGGCATGGTTCGTTCTATAGAAGAAAATGTTGTTACTCTTGAGGTGCAGGGAGTAGGTTTTGAACTCATGAGCCCCTCGGCTGCCTCTCTATCAATAAATCAAGAAGCAGAAATGCACTGCTATATGCATTGGTCCGCTGAAAATGGCCCATCTTTTTTTGGGTTTACTAGTTTGCAGGAGCGCCAGGTTTTTTTACTTATTTTAAAATGCCAGGGAATCGGCCCGAAAATAGCGATTACTATACTTGAGCAAATGAGCCCAGGCCCGTTCTTGCAGGCGATATTGAACGGCTCACTCGATGCTCTTACTGCCCTCCATGGAATCGGGACAAAAAAAGCAGAACAACTTATTATGCAACTGCGCTCGCCAGCAGAAAAACTTCTTTCAAGCGGTAAAATTTCTGCAGATCATATTTCAGGGGGATTGCAATGGAAAGAGCTCGCAGATGCACTTCAATCGCTTAATTACTCTCGCCAAGAAATTTCCCAAGTACTTGCAGCCCTTCGCCAACAAGCGCCGGGCGATTCATTTGATCAGCTATTGAGAAAATCGCTTTCTCTTCTTTCAAAGCAACGGTGAAATAAAGCAGGTTTTTATGAAGCTATTTTCACAGGAATTCTTCAAAAGAGCGGCTACAGCGTTAGTACTAGGTGCCCTAATATTTCTAGTCTTTTTTTATACACCCAGGGTGGTTTTTTCCATTCTTTTGGCCACGATATGGGCCTATACTGGGATAATTGAGCTTCCCAGATTGCTTTCGCCTGCTAGCAGGCTTTTTTTACCTGTATTGATTCTTTATTTGGGCCTCCCTCTGAGCTTTTTGATTTTATTAAATCAAGGGCGGTATCGCTTGGATCTTCTTATCCTGATAATACTTGTCGCAGCGTTTGATACGGGTAGCTACATTGTGGGTAAGCTTTATGGCATTCACAAGATCGCTCCAGGGGTCAGCCCAGGTAAAACCTGGGAAGGTTTGTTCGGTGGCCTAGGAGTTTGCCTGATTTCTTACCTTTTCGTGCTTTATTTTGTGCCCGAGTTAGCGATAATACGCGGTTTTTTGGGCTTTTTTGCTATCTCTATTGGCGCTTTTCTAGGAGATCTCTTTGAGTCATGGCTCAAACGTCGAGCGGGAGTGAAAGATTCAGGTTCAATTCTGCCTGGCCACGGGGGCGTTCTAGATCGAATAGATGGGCTTATAGGCGCCAGTTTGGCAATTCTTTTTTTACGTGGGCTTTCTTTCTAGTAAACCGCTCGTTTATCTGATTTTCAGGTTAGAAATACAGAAAAGGGACATTTTTTATCAATAAATATATTCAGTTATGCAATAAGCAATTGACAAGCCTTTTAAAACGTTTATATTGGTTATTAACAAGCTAGTCTTGTATGTAAAACTAAAATAAACCTAAATGGAGGTTATATGAATACATTACGTTATATCGCACTAGGTGCGGTTTTCTTCAATCTTGCAAACGTGCAAGCTTTCCCTTTTAAAAAGGCGGCAATGATAAGCGTTCCGGCAACTGCGGCAGTTGCAGCTTCAGCTTACGCAGCTAACCGTTTTGGTTATATGCCTTCTATGCCATCAATATCTATGCCATCAGTATCTGTTCCTTCTATGGAAACAGTTAAGGGTGCAGCATCAGCTGTTAAGGCTTTTGGTGGTTCTATGATAACTAAAGCAGGTTCTTTTGTTCCAGCTTTCGTTACAAACAACCCTAAAGCGACAGCAGCAGTAGCGTCGGTAGCAGTAGTTGGTACTATTGCAGCTCGTTACTTTGTTCGCAATTCTATTGCTAACAAGCTCAATGATGCTTCAAAAGAAGTCGTTGACTCTGCTAAGCAAGCTAACTCAGTAGTTACTCCAGTTGTTACTAAGCAATCAAATGCAGTTGAAATAGTAGCTCTTCCTGTTTTTAGATCTTTTGATGAAGCAGTACAAGCTGCTAAAAAAGCAAAAGGCGACTCAGTTGCATTAAATGCTATTAAGACAACCTTAACGAATACTCAACCCCGTTGGTTGAAAAGATTGGTTGACGCAAAGTTAATTTAAATAACTTAAGCATAGGCTAGCTTATAAAAAGCGCCTGGGAAGAAATTCCTGGGCGCTTTATTTTTTTAAATACGCAACGAGATCTCGTTGCGCAATCTTTTCTTCTATCCCGGTCATCATTGTTTTGACGGTGACTAAGCCCTTTTCTTGTTCTTCTGGTCCGATGATTAAAGCATAATGTGCGCCGAGCTTATTTGCTTTTCGCATTGAACTTTTAATAGAATCGCTATCAAGTAGCAATTCTATGCATAATCCACTATCAAAAAGCAGGTCGCCAACCAAAAGCGCTAAATTATGCTGTTCTTTTGAAAGCGGCACAATCGCATGGAGAGCAGGTTCTTGTGGAAGTTGTAGCGCATTTATTGGTTCAAGCATAAGCATCAGCCGCTCTATTCCGATAGCGGCGCCAATTGAAGGATAATCATTTTT
It encodes the following:
- a CDS encoding DUF1653 domain-containing protein, with the protein product MNKSTLQIGAHYQHYKNKKFYKILAIALNAESDPLESWVVYQALYDDPNLGSQPVFIRSVAQFTENVEFDGECCSRFQLVESSSIDTPRFISSAI
- the mnmE gene encoding tRNA uridine-5-carboxymethylaminomethyl(34) synthesis GTPase MnmE, producing MIISRDHDAIIAQCTPRGSGAIALLRISGTHARTIAALLSKLPGNASLENVATHTVHYGYVIDEHKTIIDQVLFLVMDGPKSFTGDDTIEITCHNNPFLIEAIIERALKCGARLAEPGEFTRRAFLNKKIDLLQAEAINELIHASNHLALKQSLSQLNGSFSQWITHLEKKLVTCFAYCEASFEFLDEEMEFGGVIKEQLLEISSSIERIKKTFDQQHHVRQGVRIALIGSVNAGKSSLFNALLKEQRAIVAPIAGTTRDSIESSRTLHGSIVTFIDTAGLRQTNDSIEQEGIKRSQIEAQKADIILLILDSSRQITPQEQSVYNELHENYPAKIILVESKTDMPRANNLLNNSSALLVSEKKVETIAALEFEIGKKMNELFSRVDSPFLLNQRHYRILLKIEEHIFSLLGMIEKPVIAYELISAQLKDTLEILTELSGKTISEQAMDAVFREFCVGK
- the ruvA gene encoding Holliday junction branch migration protein RuvA; translation: MINFLRGMVRSIEENVVTLEVQGVGFELMSPSAASLSINQEAEMHCYMHWSAENGPSFFGFTSLQERQVFLLILKCQGIGPKIAITILEQMSPGPFLQAILNGSLDALTALHGIGTKKAEQLIMQLRSPAEKLLSSGKISADHISGGLQWKELADALQSLNYSRQEISQVLAALRQQAPGDSFDQLLRKSLSLLSKQR
- a CDS encoding phosphatidate cytidylyltransferase, with amino-acid sequence MKLFSQEFFKRAATALVLGALIFLVFFYTPRVVFSILLATIWAYTGIIELPRLLSPASRLFLPVLILYLGLPLSFLILLNQGRYRLDLLILIILVAAFDTGSYIVGKLYGIHKIAPGVSPGKTWEGLFGGLGVCLISYLFVLYFVPELAIIRGFLGFFAISIGAFLGDLFESWLKRRAGVKDSGSILPGHGGVLDRIDGLIGASLAILFLRGLSF